A genomic window from Nicotiana sylvestris chromosome 11, ASM39365v2, whole genome shotgun sequence includes:
- the LOC104222495 gene encoding ent-kaurene synthase TSP4, chloroplastic isoform X1 encodes MPLSPATTATCFTTFSSTNKTHRLPPASASASASASSYLSVLKPRRFHSLNGTNTVTNKFNTASRLGFTLPSHSSACLIDSTQTAPSTDFALQSNEATKERIRELFHKVEISVSSYDTAWVAMVPSPHSAEVPCFPECLDWVLQNQLEDGSWALPHHRPSLLKDVLSSTLACVLALQKWGVGEELISRGLRFIELNFSSATDEDQYSPIGFDVIFTGMLEYAKELPLKLHLESSVFNELLHKRDIELKRLYNSSSLELNPYLAYVSEGMGELQDWKMVMKYQRKNGSLFNSPSATAASLVHLYDSCCLNYLRHALEKFGNAVPAICPIDIHGRLCMVDNLNKLGICRHFAEEIQSVLDETYRCWLQGEEEIFTNASTCAMSFRILRVYGYNVSSDPVAQFLEQEHCGGHLKDIYTTLDLYQALEMIIATDQPVSKKLNSSLHFLRQRLASEVYPPSIRMRQIHEQVDDVLKFPSHAKLERIANRRNIEHYDIDNTRVLKTSYCSSNFGNKDFLTLAVEDFNFCQSIHRKELKQLERWLIRNRLDKLKFAREKSAYCYFSAAATIFHPELSDARMSWAKNGVLTTVVDDFFDVGGSMEELNNLIQLFKKWDVDISTDCCSEKVGIIFSALHSTICEIGDEAFKWQARSVTRDITDIWSNLLNAMLREAEWARDMSVPTMDEYIANGYVSFALGPIVLPALYFVGPKLPNDVVQHPEYHSLFKLMSTCGRLLNDIRSFERESKDGKLNAVALSVIHGNDSVSEEAAIGELSRTIEIKRRELLNLVLQGEGQGEGSIVPRACKDLFWKMSKVLHHFYIKDDGFSSMGMTDTVKAIIHEPITLE; translated from the exons ATGCCTCTTTCGCCTGCTACCACTGCCACCTGCTTTACTACTTTTTCTTCTACTAATAAAACCCATCGCCTTCCTCCCGCCTCCGCCTCCGCCTCCGCCTCCGCCTCTTCTTATCTTTCAG TTCTTAAACCTCGGAGGTTTCATTCCCTTAACGGAACAAATACTGTCACAAACAAATTCAACACTGCTAGTCGCCTGGGTTTCACCCTACCGTCCCATTCCTCTG CTTGTCTAATTGATTCCACCCAAACAGCACCATCAACTGATTTTGCTCTTCAA AGCAATGAAGCGACCAAGGAAAGAATTAGGGAACTGTTCCATAAAGTTGAAATTTCTGTTTCTTCATACGACACGGCGTGGGTGGCAATGGTCCCTTCTCCACATTCAGCTGAAGTCCCATGTTTCCCTGAGTGCCTTGACTGGGTGTTGCAGAATCAACTGGAAGATGGATCATGGGCGCTTCCGCATCACCGACCCTCATTACTTAAAGATGTTCTTTCGTCTACTTTGGCATGTGTCCTTGCACTCCAAAAATGGGGTGTCGGTGAAGAATTAATCAGCAGGG GGTTACGTTTTATCGAGTTAAATTTTTCTTCTGCAACTGACGAGGACCAATATTCTCCGATTGGATTTGATGTCATATTCACTGGCATGCTTGAATATGCTAAAGAGTTACCTCTGAAGCTTCATTTAGAATCAAGCGTGTTTAATGAGCTGCTTCATAAAAGGGATATCGAGCTCAAAAG ATTGTACAACAGCAGCTCATTGGAGCTTAATCCTTACCTCGCTTATGTGTCAGAGGGAATGGGAGAACTTCAAGACTGGAAGATGGTTATGAAATATCAAAGGAAGAATGGATCATTGTTCAATTCACCATCTGCTACAGCTGCTTCTCTTGTTCACCTTTATGATTCTTGTTGCCTCAATTACCTTCGCCATGCATTGGAAAAGTTTGGGAATGCCG TTCCAGCTATCTGTCCAATAGATATACATGGACGCCTTTGTATGGTCGATAATCTCAATAAATTGGGTATTTGTCGCCATTTTGCTGAGGAAATTCAGAGTGTACTGGATGAAACTTACCG atgttggcTGCAGGGGGAGGAAGAAATCTTCACAAATGCTTCCACTTGTGCCATGTCATTCAGGATATTGCGCGTATATGGATACAATGTCTCCTCTG ATCCTGTAGCTCAGTTTCTGGAGCAGGAGCACTGTGGTGGACATTTGAAGGACATATATACTACGTTGGATTTGTATCAAGCGTTAGAAATGATTATTGCTACTGATCAACCTGTTTCTAAGAAATTGAACTCGTCCTTACATTTTCTTAGACAGCGACTGGCAAGTGAGGTTTATCCTCCAAGCATACGTATGAGACAGATCCATGAACAG GTGGATGATGTTCTCAAGTTTCCTTCTCATGCGAAGTTAGAACGGATAGCCAACAGGAGAAATATAGAGCACTATGACATAGATAATACAAGAGTCCTAAAAACTTCATACTG TTCATCAAATTTTGGCAACAAAGATTTCTTAACCCTGGCGGTAGAAGACTTCAACTTTTGCCAATCTATTCATCGCAAAGAATTAAAACAACTTGAGAG GTGGTTAATACGAAACAGATTGGACAAATTGAAGTTTGCCAGAGAGAAGTCTGCATACTGCTACTTTTCTGCTGCAGCCACAATTTTTCATCCTGAACTATCTGATGCCCGCATGTCATGGGCCAAGAATGGTGTACTTACTACCGTGGTTGATGACTTCTTTGATGTTGGAGGTTCTATGGAAGAATTGAATAACCTAATTCAGTTGTTTAAGAA GTGGGATGTAGATATTAGCACTGACTGCTGTTCGGAGAAAGTGGGCATCATATTTTCAGCGCTTCACAGCACTATTTGTGAGATTGGAGATGAGGCATTTAAGTGGCAAGCACGTAGTGTGACAAGAGACATAACTGATATT TGGTCGAATCTACTGAATGCTATGTTAAGAGAAGCTGAATGGGCTAGAGATATGTCTGTGCCAACTATGGACGAATATATCGCCAATGGTTATGTATCATTTGCCTTAGGACCAATTGTCCTCCCGGCACTTTATTTTGTTGGGCCCAAGCTCCCAAATGATGTTGTGCAACACCCCGAATACCACAGTCTATTCAAGTTAATGAGCACTTGCGGTCGCCTTCTTAATGACATCAGgagttttgag AGAGAGTCTAAGGATGGAAAACTAAATGCTGTAGCCTTGAGCGTCATTCATGGGAATGACAGCGTAAGTGAGGAAGCAGCCATTGGAGAATTGAGCCGTACAATTGAAATCAAAAGGAGAGAACTCCTGAACTTGGTTTTGCAAGGAGAGGGGCAAGGAGAGGGCAGCATAGTTCCACGTGCTTGCAAGGATTTGTTTTGGAAAATGAGCAAAGTGCTGCATCACTTTTACATCAAGGACGATGGTTTCAGTTCAATGGGGATGACCGATACTGTGAAGGCAATTATTCATGAACCTATAACTCTTGAGTAA
- the LOC104222495 gene encoding ent-kaurene synthase TSP4, chloroplastic isoform X2 — MPLSPATTATCFTTFSSTNKTHRLPPASASASASASSYLSVVLKPRRFHSLNGTNTVTNKFNTASRLGFTLPSHSSACLIDSTQTAPSTDFALQSNEATKERIRELFHKVEISVSSYDTAWVAMVPSPHSAEVPCFPECLDWVLQNQLEDGSWALPHHRPSLLKDVLSSTLACVLALQKWGVGEELISRGLRFIELNFSSATDEDQYSPIGFDVIFTGMLEYAKELPLKLHLESSVFNELLHKRDIELKRLYNSSSLELNPYLAYVSEGMGELQDWKMVMKYQRKNGSLFNSPSATAASLVHLYDSCCLNYLRHALEKFGNAVPAICPIDIHGRLCMVDNLNKLGICRHFAEEIQSVLDETYRCWLQGEEEIFTNASTCAMSFRILRVYGYNVSSDPVAQFLEQEHCGGHLKDIYTTLDLYQALEMIIATDQPVSKKLNSSLHFLRQRLASEVYPPSIRMRQIHEQVDDVLKFPSHAKLERIANRRNIEHYDIDNTRVLKTSYCSSNFGNKDFLTLAVEDFNFCQSIHRKELKQLERWLIRNRLDKLKFAREKSAYCYFSAAATIFHPELSDARMSWAKNGVLTTVVDDFFDVGGSMEELNNLIQLFKKWDVDISTDCCSEKVGIIFSALHSTICEIGDEAFKWQARSVTRDITDIWSNLLNAMLREAEWARDMSVPTMDEYIANGYVSFALGPIVLPALYFVGPKLPNDVVQHPEYHSLFKLMSTCGRLLNDIRSFERESKDGKLNAVALSVIHGNDSVSEEAAIGELSRTIEIKRRELLNLVLQGEGQGEGSIVPRACKDLFWKMSKVLHHFYIKDDGFSSMGMTDTVKAIIHEPITLE; from the exons ATGCCTCTTTCGCCTGCTACCACTGCCACCTGCTTTACTACTTTTTCTTCTACTAATAAAACCCATCGCCTTCCTCCCGCCTCCGCCTCCGCCTCCGCCTCCGCCTCTTCTTATCTTTCAG TAGTTCTTAAACCTCGGAGGTTTCATTCCCTTAACGGAACAAATACTGTCACAAACAAATTCAACACTGCTAGTCGCCTGGGTTTCACCCTACCGTCCCATTCCTCTG CTTGTCTAATTGATTCCACCCAAACAGCACCATCAACTGATTTTGCTCTTCAA AGCAATGAAGCGACCAAGGAAAGAATTAGGGAACTGTTCCATAAAGTTGAAATTTCTGTTTCTTCATACGACACGGCGTGGGTGGCAATGGTCCCTTCTCCACATTCAGCTGAAGTCCCATGTTTCCCTGAGTGCCTTGACTGGGTGTTGCAGAATCAACTGGAAGATGGATCATGGGCGCTTCCGCATCACCGACCCTCATTACTTAAAGATGTTCTTTCGTCTACTTTGGCATGTGTCCTTGCACTCCAAAAATGGGGTGTCGGTGAAGAATTAATCAGCAGGG GGTTACGTTTTATCGAGTTAAATTTTTCTTCTGCAACTGACGAGGACCAATATTCTCCGATTGGATTTGATGTCATATTCACTGGCATGCTTGAATATGCTAAAGAGTTACCTCTGAAGCTTCATTTAGAATCAAGCGTGTTTAATGAGCTGCTTCATAAAAGGGATATCGAGCTCAAAAG ATTGTACAACAGCAGCTCATTGGAGCTTAATCCTTACCTCGCTTATGTGTCAGAGGGAATGGGAGAACTTCAAGACTGGAAGATGGTTATGAAATATCAAAGGAAGAATGGATCATTGTTCAATTCACCATCTGCTACAGCTGCTTCTCTTGTTCACCTTTATGATTCTTGTTGCCTCAATTACCTTCGCCATGCATTGGAAAAGTTTGGGAATGCCG TTCCAGCTATCTGTCCAATAGATATACATGGACGCCTTTGTATGGTCGATAATCTCAATAAATTGGGTATTTGTCGCCATTTTGCTGAGGAAATTCAGAGTGTACTGGATGAAACTTACCG atgttggcTGCAGGGGGAGGAAGAAATCTTCACAAATGCTTCCACTTGTGCCATGTCATTCAGGATATTGCGCGTATATGGATACAATGTCTCCTCTG ATCCTGTAGCTCAGTTTCTGGAGCAGGAGCACTGTGGTGGACATTTGAAGGACATATATACTACGTTGGATTTGTATCAAGCGTTAGAAATGATTATTGCTACTGATCAACCTGTTTCTAAGAAATTGAACTCGTCCTTACATTTTCTTAGACAGCGACTGGCAAGTGAGGTTTATCCTCCAAGCATACGTATGAGACAGATCCATGAACAG GTGGATGATGTTCTCAAGTTTCCTTCTCATGCGAAGTTAGAACGGATAGCCAACAGGAGAAATATAGAGCACTATGACATAGATAATACAAGAGTCCTAAAAACTTCATACTG TTCATCAAATTTTGGCAACAAAGATTTCTTAACCCTGGCGGTAGAAGACTTCAACTTTTGCCAATCTATTCATCGCAAAGAATTAAAACAACTTGAGAG GTGGTTAATACGAAACAGATTGGACAAATTGAAGTTTGCCAGAGAGAAGTCTGCATACTGCTACTTTTCTGCTGCAGCCACAATTTTTCATCCTGAACTATCTGATGCCCGCATGTCATGGGCCAAGAATGGTGTACTTACTACCGTGGTTGATGACTTCTTTGATGTTGGAGGTTCTATGGAAGAATTGAATAACCTAATTCAGTTGTTTAAGAA GTGGGATGTAGATATTAGCACTGACTGCTGTTCGGAGAAAGTGGGCATCATATTTTCAGCGCTTCACAGCACTATTTGTGAGATTGGAGATGAGGCATTTAAGTGGCAAGCACGTAGTGTGACAAGAGACATAACTGATATT TGGTCGAATCTACTGAATGCTATGTTAAGAGAAGCTGAATGGGCTAGAGATATGTCTGTGCCAACTATGGACGAATATATCGCCAATGGTTATGTATCATTTGCCTTAGGACCAATTGTCCTCCCGGCACTTTATTTTGTTGGGCCCAAGCTCCCAAATGATGTTGTGCAACACCCCGAATACCACAGTCTATTCAAGTTAATGAGCACTTGCGGTCGCCTTCTTAATGACATCAGgagttttgag AGAGAGTCTAAGGATGGAAAACTAAATGCTGTAGCCTTGAGCGTCATTCATGGGAATGACAGCGTAAGTGAGGAAGCAGCCATTGGAGAATTGAGCCGTACAATTGAAATCAAAAGGAGAGAACTCCTGAACTTGGTTTTGCAAGGAGAGGGGCAAGGAGAGGGCAGCATAGTTCCACGTGCTTGCAAGGATTTGTTTTGGAAAATGAGCAAAGTGCTGCATCACTTTTACATCAAGGACGATGGTTTCAGTTCAATGGGGATGACCGATACTGTGAAGGCAATTATTCATGAACCTATAACTCTTGAGTAA
- the LOC104222494 gene encoding zinc transporter 1-like, with amino-acid sequence MNNHNVQVCSYCYKAVVLTCLVIVVFAPGISGECTCNIKVDQPRNTKNSSVSLRYRLISIVSILLAGAIGVSLPLLARKIEALRPENDIFFMIKAFAAGVILATGFIHILPDAFQTLTSPCLQGMNPWGKFPFTGFFAMVASIGCLMIDTFATSIYQKRHFHIAKQVNIADEEAARDDIQHSHSHTSHVHGHAHGATYSIGSDQELILSENIRNRIISQVLELGILVHSIIIGVSLGASQNTQMIKPLLVALSFHQFFEGMGLGGCISQAKFKSVSTAIMAVLFSLTTPAGIGIGIGISRVYNAHSSISLIVEGILNSASSGILIYMALVDILASDFMNPKMQNNVRLLCGAHISLLLGAGCMSVMAKWA; translated from the exons ATGAATAACCACAATGTCCAAGTTTGTTCTTACTGCTATAAAGCTGTAGTATTAACATGCCTTGTCATTGTAGTCTTCGCGCCTGGAATTTCAGGTGAATGCACTTGCAACATCAAAGTTGATCAACCGCGAAACACCAAAAACAGTAGTGTTTCCCTCAGATACAGACTCATATCAATAGTTTCAATACTGCTTGCTGGTGCAATTGGGGTCAGTCTCCCACTTTTGGCAAGGAAAATTGAAGCTCTGAGGCCCGAAAATGATATTTTCTTCATGATCAAGGCCTTTGCTGCTGGTGTCATTCTAGCCACTGGCTTCATCCACATATTGCCTGATGCATTTCAGACACTAACATCACCTTGCCTGCAAGGCATGAACCCTTGGGGGAAATTCCCTTTCACAGGTTTCTTTGCCATGGTCGCCTCTATTGGATGTTTGATGATTGATACATTTGCAACGAGTATTTACCAAAAGAGGCACTTTCACATAGCTAAGCAGGTCAATATTGCGGACGAAGAAGCAGCTAGAGATGATATACAGCACAGTCATAGTCATACCAGCCATGTCCATGGTCATGCACATGGGGCGACATATTCCATCGGATCTGATCAAGAATTGATTCTGTCTGAAAATATACGAAATCGCATCATATCACAA GTGTTGGAGCTAGGAATTCTGGTCCACTCCATAATAATTGGAGTTTCCTTAGGTGCTTCACAAAATACCCAAATGATAAAGCCTCTATTGGTTGCTCTGTCATTCCACCAATTCTTTGAAGGCATGGGGCTTGGAGGCTGTATTTCACAG GCAAAATTCAAGTCTGTATCAACAGCAATCATGGCAGTTCTTTTTTCTCTCACAACGCCAGCAGGAATTGGGATTGGGATCGGAATATCGAGGGTGTATAATGCCCATAGCTCTATTTCTCTAATAGTCGAAGGGATTCTGAATTCTGCATCTTCAGGGATTTTAATCTACATGGCCCTCGTTGATATACTAgcatcagattttatgaatccaAAGATGCAGAACAATGTCAGACTTCTATGCGGGGCACACATTTCACTTCTTCTTGGAGCTGGGTGCATGTCTGTGATGGCTAAATGGGCATGA